From Vreelandella neptunia, the proteins below share one genomic window:
- a CDS encoding TolC family outer membrane protein: protein MPKIPSQQRFVRVMGAWSRTVPLALTVSLIASPLYAQQDMPAGGAAMEELAALEQASRSPAALPSLPALFGRALEHDADLSRQRYELEATREEIPMARSQLLPQVSATGGYLWQDSTNIQTSPDDFGLDQPAQRPGEIEENYWQVQLQQPLFSLERWRGMDVADAQVNAAELQLAVVERDLALQVSEAYVQAYLASQRLGLLESQQESLELQVRQAQRAYDLGVGDRINLLEAQSRLDQAISDAVQAENELDNALSILERLTGTLPEFRGLAIGELSEVSLNSEWGAQDDWLARTGQNLDVLLARQEQRISEADASTRRAGYYPEVNLNLSYSDRTSDDVLRESEDYRAGVEMSVPIYRGGYTTANVRQGEKRINASQAAFDNQRNLAGQEVRQRLRSLNGHVRRIEALKQAIASSQLFLEAAERGEQLGLRDLVDVLDARASLYDQRIQYVDTIGEYALDSLALQSAVGELGSDDLGNVMTLLLSLTDLTATTSG from the coding sequence ATGCCGAAAATACCCAGCCAACAACGATTCGTTCGGGTAATGGGCGCCTGGTCACGCACGGTACCGCTGGCCCTGACGGTTAGCCTAATCGCTTCACCGCTCTACGCACAGCAGGATATGCCAGCAGGGGGCGCCGCCATGGAAGAGCTGGCTGCCCTGGAGCAGGCCAGCCGCTCTCCCGCAGCGCTACCCTCGCTACCGGCGCTTTTTGGCCGTGCGCTGGAGCATGACGCAGACCTCTCCCGCCAGCGCTATGAGCTAGAAGCCACCCGGGAAGAGATCCCCATGGCGCGTTCACAGCTACTGCCCCAGGTAAGCGCCACCGGTGGCTACCTCTGGCAGGACTCCACCAATATACAAACATCACCGGACGATTTTGGCCTCGACCAACCCGCCCAGCGGCCCGGTGAAATTGAAGAGAACTACTGGCAGGTGCAGCTACAGCAACCACTTTTTAGTCTAGAGCGCTGGCGCGGCATGGATGTAGCCGACGCCCAGGTAAACGCCGCCGAACTCCAGCTGGCCGTGGTAGAGCGTGACCTTGCACTGCAAGTCAGCGAAGCCTACGTACAGGCCTATTTGGCCTCTCAGCGCCTTGGTTTATTAGAGTCTCAGCAAGAATCACTGGAATTACAGGTTCGTCAGGCGCAGCGCGCCTACGACCTCGGTGTAGGTGACCGCATCAACCTGCTGGAAGCGCAGTCACGACTAGACCAGGCGATTTCAGACGCCGTACAGGCAGAAAATGAGCTTGATAACGCCCTGAGCATCCTGGAACGCCTAACCGGCACGCTGCCCGAATTTCGCGGTCTAGCCATCGGCGAACTGTCCGAGGTCTCTCTCAACAGCGAATGGGGTGCCCAGGACGACTGGCTAGCCCGCACCGGGCAAAACCTGGATGTGCTGTTAGCGCGCCAGGAGCAGCGTATCTCAGAAGCCGACGCCAGCACCCGCCGGGCGGGCTACTACCCAGAGGTAAACCTCAACCTCAGCTACTCCGACCGCACAAGCGACGACGTACTGCGCGAAAGTGAAGACTACCGCGCCGGTGTCGAGATGAGCGTGCCGATTTATCGCGGCGGTTACACCACTGCCAATGTACGCCAAGGCGAAAAACGCATTAATGCCAGTCAGGCAGCGTTTGATAACCAGCGCAATTTGGCCGGGCAGGAAGTCCGCCAGCGGCTACGTTCTTTAAATGGCCATGTGCGCCGTATTGAAGCGCTCAAACAAGCCATCGCCTCCAGCCAGCTATTTTTAGAAGCCGCCGAGCGAGGCGAACAGCTGGGTCTGCGTGATTTGGTAGACGTACTCGACGCCCGCGCCAGTCTCTACGACCAGCGCATACAGTATGTGGATACCATTGGTGAGTACGCCCTGGACAGTTTAGCGCTTCAGTCAGCCGTAGGGGAGCTGGGCAGTGATGACTTGGGTAATGTGATGACACTGCTGCTATCGTTAACTGATCTAACCGCTACCACGTCAGGATAA
- a CDS encoding undecaprenyl-phosphate glucose phosphotransferase yields the protein MAALKGTQSNDWLRRAMRCFDAAIAVAVSWLILLSMSHINYQEDDYFFLMLIGGLLLPAIGELLGLYQPWRGRSLFSMLGVYGLSWLATIVLLSLLLVATHNTQNFSRLWMGVSSLAVLTTGSLMRAALYIYLRNLRAQGKNRKRIVIIGRQANLERLANHLNAMVYAGYQLQSAYTDDDSDHFHKQLHTLAEESAFDRAFDEIWLTYPLSDGDKVRLVSANLINIPVSVRYFPDLSDIRLLNHRMAQVVGLYSLELNYSPLDSGPLRFIKNLEDRLLGGLLFIVFLPVMLLIAALVKWKMGGPVLFKQHRHGIDGKCFRIYKFRSMSVHKATNTQQACQNDPRITPLGAFLRRTSLDELPQLYNVLQGRMSLVGPRPHALDHNKYYQGVIQNYMQRHRVKPGMTGWAQINGYRGNTDTLEQMQKRVEYDLYYIDNWSLGFDLKILAMTISRGFINYQP from the coding sequence ATGGCAGCGCTGAAAGGCACTCAAAGCAACGACTGGCTAAGGCGAGCCATGCGTTGCTTTGACGCCGCAATCGCCGTGGCGGTCTCTTGGTTGATACTGTTGAGCATGTCTCACATTAACTACCAGGAAGACGACTACTTCTTTTTAATGCTCATTGGCGGCCTGCTGCTACCCGCCATTGGTGAGCTGCTGGGGCTGTATCAGCCATGGCGCGGGCGCAGCCTGTTCAGCATGCTGGGTGTGTATGGCCTTAGCTGGCTAGCGACCATTGTGCTGCTTAGCTTACTGCTCGTGGCAACCCATAATACCCAAAACTTCTCGCGACTCTGGATGGGGGTTTCCTCGTTAGCCGTGCTTACCACCGGCAGCCTGATGCGTGCCGCCCTCTATATCTACCTAAGAAACCTCCGCGCCCAGGGTAAAAACCGCAAACGTATCGTTATTATCGGCCGTCAGGCCAATCTCGAAAGGCTGGCAAACCACCTCAACGCCATGGTGTACGCAGGCTATCAGCTCCAGAGCGCCTACACGGATGATGACTCCGACCACTTCCATAAACAGCTCCACACCCTGGCGGAAGAGAGCGCCTTTGATAGAGCGTTTGATGAAATTTGGCTCACCTACCCACTCAGCGACGGAGACAAAGTACGCCTGGTATCCGCCAATTTGATTAACATTCCCGTCAGCGTGCGCTACTTCCCCGACTTGTCCGACATTCGCCTGCTCAACCACCGCATGGCGCAAGTCGTCGGTCTCTACTCGTTAGAGCTTAACTACAGCCCCTTAGACAGCGGCCCGCTAAGGTTTATTAAAAACCTGGAAGACCGTCTACTGGGCGGGCTGCTGTTTATTGTTTTCCTGCCGGTGATGCTACTGATTGCCGCATTGGTAAAGTGGAAAATGGGTGGGCCAGTGCTCTTCAAACAGCACCGCCACGGTATTGACGGCAAATGTTTCCGCATCTACAAATTTAGAAGCATGAGCGTCCATAAGGCAACGAACACCCAGCAAGCCTGCCAAAACGACCCGCGCATCACCCCCCTGGGCGCCTTTTTACGCCGCACAAGCCTGGATGAGCTACCCCAGCTTTATAACGTACTGCAGGGAAGAATGTCGCTGGTCGGGCCGCGCCCTCACGCCCTGGATCACAACAAGTATTACCAAGGCGTTATCCAAAACTATATGCAGCGGCACCGGGTCAAACCCGGCATGACAGGCTGGGCGCAGATAAACGGCTATCGCGGCAACACCGACACCTTAGAGCAGATGCAGAAACGGGTAGAGTACGACCTCTACTACATTGATAACTGGTCGCTGGGGTTTGACTTAAAGATTCTGGCGATGACGATTTCCCGCGGGTTTATCAACTACCAGCCCTAA
- a CDS encoding glycosyltransferase translates to MAAAVPSSPSIGLCVPTLNAGALWRDWLVRTQPAAKHFRVLVVDSSSDDETAAIAHEFGCELLVIERCDFDHGGTRQRALHYLSDCDIVIFLTQDALIADQDALAQLVAAFDDPGVGAAFGRQLPHPDASPIAAHARYFNYPDESRVVATADIPRLGIKTAFLSNSFAAYRREALISAGGFPEGTILSEDMIAGARLLKAGWKLAYCAEACALHSHNYSLVEEFQRYFDIGVLHHREAWLLDWLGRAEGEGGRFVRSELSYLWRRAPWRLPEAGLRTLLKYAGYRLGKSEARLPLGVKRRLSMHKHFWL, encoded by the coding sequence ATGGCCGCTGCTGTTCCTTCTTCTCCTTCCATTGGGTTGTGTGTGCCGACACTTAATGCTGGTGCCTTGTGGCGTGACTGGCTTGTACGCACTCAGCCTGCCGCCAAGCACTTTCGCGTGCTGGTCGTGGACTCCTCTTCCGACGATGAAACAGCGGCCATTGCGCATGAGTTTGGGTGTGAACTGCTAGTGATCGAGCGCTGTGACTTTGATCATGGGGGCACCCGGCAGCGGGCACTTCACTACCTAAGTGACTGCGATATCGTTATTTTTCTTACCCAGGATGCATTGATAGCTGATCAGGATGCGCTTGCGCAGCTGGTCGCGGCGTTTGATGACCCCGGCGTGGGGGCGGCTTTTGGACGCCAGTTACCCCACCCTGATGCCTCACCCATTGCGGCTCATGCCCGCTATTTTAACTACCCTGATGAGTCCCGGGTGGTGGCGACGGCGGATATTCCCCGGCTGGGTATTAAAACCGCCTTTCTCTCCAACTCTTTTGCGGCGTATCGCCGTGAGGCGCTTATCAGCGCGGGCGGGTTTCCCGAAGGTACGATTCTGAGCGAGGATATGATTGCTGGCGCACGGTTGCTAAAGGCGGGTTGGAAGCTGGCTTACTGCGCCGAGGCCTGCGCTCTACACTCCCATAACTATTCGCTGGTGGAAGAGTTTCAGCGCTATTTCGATATTGGTGTGCTGCATCACCGTGAGGCCTGGCTGCTGGATTGGTTGGGCAGGGCTGAGGGGGAAGGCGGCCGCTTTGTGCGTTCGGAGTTGAGCTATTTATGGCGTCGAGCGCCCTGGCGGCTGCCGGAGGCTGGGCTGCGCACTTTGCTTAAATATGCGGGGTATCGGTTGGGCAAAAGTGAAGCCAGGCTGCCGCTTGGGGTAAAACGCCGGCTCTCTATGCATAAGCATTTTTGGCTGTAG
- a CDS encoding glycosyltransferase family 2 protein, giving the protein MPPSIPHVAILMGTYNGEAYLSEQLDSIEGQQHAHWTLHVSDDSPLPGTRRLLEAYQRRWGEQRLKIYPGKQQGFAANFMSLVRNSAIQGDYYAFADQDDRWHPEKLTRAVERLAAYPPSQPQLYTARAQLVDEQGTPTGYSTLQARPPGFNNALVQNIASGNTMVFNQAARECLQRSPHGEDTGLHDWWCYLLISGCGGRVVYDSTPCIDYRQHASNLIGMQRGVKSLLTRFKHLWQGGHRMQIDRNLTALADHRDWLEPQHQASFDRYRRSRHGNPWQRLQGLMKARVYRQTWQGNLAMRVAALLNKG; this is encoded by the coding sequence ATGCCCCCCTCCATCCCGCATGTTGCCATTTTAATGGGAACCTATAACGGTGAGGCGTATCTATCAGAGCAGCTAGATTCGATTGAGGGCCAGCAGCACGCCCACTGGACGCTACACGTTTCAGACGATAGCCCCTTGCCCGGCACCCGCCGCCTATTAGAGGCCTACCAGCGGCGCTGGGGCGAGCAACGGCTAAAAATTTACCCAGGCAAACAGCAGGGGTTTGCCGCCAACTTTATGTCGCTGGTGCGCAATAGCGCCATTCAAGGCGACTACTACGCCTTTGCCGACCAGGATGACCGATGGCATCCCGAAAAGCTCACACGGGCAGTAGAACGGCTAGCCGCGTATCCGCCCAGCCAGCCCCAGCTGTATACCGCCAGAGCGCAGCTGGTGGACGAGCAGGGCACGCCAACCGGTTATTCCACGCTGCAAGCGCGCCCGCCGGGTTTTAACAATGCCCTGGTGCAGAACATTGCCAGCGGCAACACTATGGTGTTTAACCAGGCCGCGCGGGAGTGCTTGCAACGTTCACCCCATGGCGAGGATACCGGCCTGCACGACTGGTGGTGCTACCTGTTGATCAGTGGCTGCGGCGGGCGAGTGGTTTACGACAGCACCCCCTGTATAGACTATCGCCAGCACGCCAGTAACCTCATCGGCATGCAGCGCGGGGTTAAAAGCCTGCTAACGCGCTTCAAACACCTGTGGCAAGGAGGCCACCGTATGCAAATCGACCGCAATTTGACCGCCCTGGCGGACCACCGAGACTGGCTTGAGCCCCAGCATCAAGCGAGTTTTGACCGCTACCGACGCTCCCGCCACGGTAACCCATGGCAACGCCTTCAAGGCTTAATGAAGGCGCGGGTATACCGCCAAACATGGCAAGGTAACCTGGCCATGCGCGTAGCCGCTCTTCTTAACAAAGGGTGA
- a CDS encoding ABC transporter permease — protein sequence MNPHALNTVAPRAMVVHLWRYRELIARLIKRDVLGRYKGSLLGLAWSFVTPIIMLVIYTFVFTVVFNARWGVGGEESKGVFALQLFAGLIVHGILAEVLTRSPSLILTNTNYVKKVVFPLEILPLVPLGSALFHAAVSSLVLILAQLVVLGSVPWTFWMLPLVLLPLMVLTMGISWLLASLGVFLRDIGQTMGLIATMLLFLSPIFYPISALPENFHGVIHANPLTFIIEQARIVLLEGQLPNISGLLKYLAVSLVVAWLGFAWFQKTRKGFADVL from the coding sequence ATGAACCCACATGCTTTAAATACGGTGGCACCACGCGCCATGGTGGTACACCTATGGCGCTATCGTGAACTAATCGCCCGCCTGATTAAGCGCGATGTATTAGGCCGCTACAAAGGCTCGCTGCTCGGGCTGGCATGGTCGTTTGTCACCCCCATTATTATGCTGGTTATTTACACCTTTGTATTTACAGTCGTTTTTAATGCCCGCTGGGGTGTAGGTGGCGAGGAGAGCAAGGGCGTGTTCGCCCTGCAGCTATTTGCCGGGCTGATCGTCCACGGCATTCTTGCCGAAGTGCTAACCCGTTCACCCAGCCTGATTCTGACTAACACCAACTACGTCAAAAAAGTGGTGTTCCCGCTGGAAATCTTACCCCTGGTGCCCCTTGGCTCAGCGCTTTTCCATGCCGCCGTTAGCTCCCTGGTGCTGATACTGGCCCAGCTGGTAGTGCTGGGCAGCGTACCCTGGACCTTCTGGATGCTACCTCTGGTACTGCTGCCACTTATGGTATTAACCATGGGCATTAGCTGGCTGCTGGCCTCCCTGGGGGTGTTCCTGCGCGATATAGGCCAAACCATGGGGCTGATAGCCACCATGCTGCTGTTTCTATCGCCGATTTTTTACCCCATCTCCGCGCTACCGGAAAACTTTCACGGCGTAATTCACGCCAACCCGCTAACGTTTATTATCGAACAGGCACGCATCGTGCTGCTGGAAGGGCAGCTACCCAATATTAGTGGGTTGCTCAAGTATCTCGCGGTATCGCTAGTGGTGGCGTGGTTAGGGTTTGCCTGGTTCCAGAAAACGCGTAAAGGATTTGCTGATGTCCTCTGA
- a CDS encoding ABC transporter ATP-binding protein, with protein MSSETVTQTEATPPVITLSDIAKYYQIYEAPSDRLKQFVVPKVQRLAGKTAKRYGREFKALDGISFEIRKGETVGIIGRNGSGKSTLLQMICGTLTPTHGEINTHGRIAALLELGAGFDPEFTGRENVYMNASVLGLSKPEIDERLDDILAFAEIGDFIDQPVKTYSSGMYVRLAFAVIAHVDADILVIDEALAVGDAFFVQKCMRFLRRFMEHGTVLFVSHDTAAVLNLCERAIWLDKGKIAAEGAPKEVADAYLKAFFESNQGASDTTKRNDEWHEQQRKRPVPRDMRQDIINASPYRNDLEIYAFDPDAEGFGKKGAIMEEVLLHDREGHPLTWVVGGEEVILSIKARIHQEQPMLQPIMGFYIKDRLGQTLFGDNTFITYQDDPVSAMPGTVLAASFTFRMPILPQGDYSISTAIADGTQDNHVQHHWLHDALFFKSHSSSHSHGLVGIPMHQIELQVERHA; from the coding sequence ATGTCCTCTGAAACAGTTACACAGACCGAGGCGACGCCCCCGGTGATTACCCTGAGCGATATTGCCAAATATTACCAAATCTACGAGGCGCCCAGCGACCGGCTCAAGCAGTTCGTCGTACCCAAGGTACAGCGGCTGGCGGGTAAAACCGCCAAGCGCTACGGCCGTGAGTTCAAAGCCCTTGACGGAATCTCCTTTGAAATACGCAAAGGCGAAACCGTGGGAATTATCGGCCGCAATGGCTCCGGCAAATCCACCCTGCTGCAGATGATCTGCGGCACTCTCACGCCGACCCACGGCGAAATAAACACCCATGGGCGCATCGCCGCCCTGCTTGAACTGGGCGCCGGGTTTGACCCGGAATTTACCGGGCGTGAGAACGTCTACATGAACGCCTCGGTACTCGGGCTGAGCAAGCCCGAAATCGACGAACGCCTGGACGATATTCTCGCCTTTGCCGAAATCGGCGATTTTATCGACCAGCCGGTCAAGACCTACTCCAGCGGTATGTACGTCAGGCTCGCGTTTGCCGTTATCGCCCACGTGGATGCCGATATCCTGGTGATCGACGAAGCCCTCGCGGTAGGCGACGCCTTCTTTGTACAGAAATGCATGCGCTTTCTGCGCCGCTTTATGGAGCACGGCACCGTGCTGTTTGTCAGCCACGACACCGCCGCCGTGCTCAACCTCTGCGAGCGGGCGATCTGGCTGGATAAAGGCAAGATCGCCGCCGAGGGCGCCCCCAAAGAGGTGGCAGATGCCTATCTGAAAGCCTTCTTCGAGTCCAACCAAGGGGCCAGCGACACCACCAAGCGCAACGATGAGTGGCACGAGCAGCAGCGTAAGCGCCCCGTGCCCCGGGACATGCGCCAGGACATAATCAACGCCAGCCCCTATCGCAACGACCTGGAAATTTATGCCTTCGACCCAGACGCAGAAGGGTTCGGCAAAAAGGGCGCGATCATGGAAGAGGTGCTGCTCCACGACCGCGAAGGGCACCCGCTGACCTGGGTAGTGGGTGGGGAAGAGGTCATTCTCTCCATCAAGGCGCGTATCCACCAGGAGCAGCCCATGCTGCAGCCCATCATGGGGTTTTATATCAAAGACCGCCTGGGCCAGACCCTGTTTGGGGATAACACCTTTATCACCTACCAGGACGACCCCGTGAGCGCCATGCCCGGCACGGTGCTGGCCGCCAGCTTCACTTTCCGCATGCCCATACTGCCCCAAGGGGATTACAGTATCAGCACCGCCATTGCGGACGGCACCCAGGACAACCACGTACAACACCACTGGCTGCACGATGCCCTCTTCTTCAAGTCACACTCCAGCAGCCATAGCCACGGCCTGGTGGGCATCCCCATGCACCAAATCGAACTACAGGTAGAACGACACGCATGA